DNA from Aliarcobacter skirrowii CCUG 10374:
AAAATTATCATTTTGATTACTCAATAGAGGAGTACAAAGAGAGTATTGCAAAAGCAAGAACATTTGGATTTTTGCATGAAGTTCAATATTTAAGAAGTATAGGACTTGCTCTTGGTGGAAGTATGGAAAACGCAATAGTTTTGGATGAAACTAAAATATTAAATCCAGAAGGTCTTAGATATGAAAATGAGTTTGTAAGACATAAGATTTTAGATGCAATTGGTGATATGGCACTTTTAGAGTACACAATGATTGGTGAGTATGAAGCAGTTGCTGGAAGTCATCATCTAAATCATCTTTTAACAAAAAAACTTTATGAAGATAAAGAGAATTATGAAATAATTGATTTAGAAGAGGCAAAAGAGGAGGCAAGTGCCTTTGAATTAGCTTATGCTAAAGAGTTAAATTAGAGGTAAATTTGACAGAAGCTTTAGTTATAACTATATCAAATCCACTTTTAGTTGGAATTTATGAAAATAAAAAATTGATTAAGGAGTATAGATTAGATGGTCTTACATCTGATTTGCTTCCAATAAAGTTTAAAGAGATATTTGAAGAGTTTGATATAAAAAGGGTATCTTATGTAAATACTCCTGGTTCTTTTATGTCAATAAAAATTGCTTATATATTCCTAAAAACTATTACAATGATTAAAAATATAGAGTTTTGTGCAGTTGATGGATTTAAATTTAATGAAAATAGTCCAATAAAAGCTTTAGGAAAAAAATATTTCATAAATACAAAAGATGGTCTTAAAGTAGATTTTTTAGAAAAAGGTTGTAAAATCTCGGATTTTAAATTACCAAATGGTTTAGAAACTTTGGAGTTTTCTAAAGATACTCTTCCAATATATAATTTACCAGCAGTCTAAAAGGAGAATATTTGAGAGTAAGTGTACCAGCAACTAGTGCAAATTTAGGGCCAGGATTTGATTGTTTAGGATTAGCAGTAAATCTTAAAAATCAAGTCATTATAAAACCATCAAAATTTCACAGTGTTTCACTAAAAGGTGAGGGTTCTAATAACCCTGTTTTAAAAGACAATAATATGTTTATCTCTATTTTTAATGATTTTTATAACAATTTAACTTCAAGAAAGAGACATTTTAGATTTGAATTTTTTAATGAAATTCCACTATCAAGAGGTTTAGGAAGTTCATCTGCTGTTATAGTATCTGCAATTGCAAGTGCTTATGCAATTGAGGGAATAAAACTTGAAAAAGATAAATTATTGAATTTAGCTTTAGCTTATGAAAATCATCCAGATAATATAACACCTGCAGTGATGGGTGGTTTTTGTGTTGCAAGTGTTCAAGAGAATGAAGTTAAATATATAAATAAATCTATGCCAAAAACTTTAAAAGCTGTTGTTGTAATACCAAATAGAGCAATCTCAACTCAACTATCAAGAAAAACTCTTCCATACAAATACT
Protein-coding regions in this window:
- the thrB gene encoding homoserine kinase, giving the protein MRVSVPATSANLGPGFDCLGLAVNLKNQVIIKPSKFHSVSLKGEGSNNPVLKDNNMFISIFNDFYNNLTSRKRHFRFEFFNEIPLSRGLGSSSAVIVSAIASAYAIEGIKLEKDKLLNLALAYENHPDNITPAVMGGFCVASVQENEVKYINKSMPKTLKAVVVIPNRAISTQLSRKTLPYKYSKEDAIFNISHSSLLTASFMSENWDMLKYASQDMFHQKYRMKHMPELFEVQKIALLNGALMSTLSGSGSTMLSICLNEDSNKLTTILKEKFPHFKVLSVDFDNVGVRVEL